The DNA segment ACACGCCCTGGGGCACGCGCAGCTTGATGCCGGACAGGTCGCCCGGCTTCTCGATCGGGCGCTTGTTGTTGGTGATGTGGCGGATGCCGTTCTCCCAGACGCCCAGGATGTGGTAGCCGCGCTTCTCGGCCGCCGGGAAGAGCTGCGGCTTCACGATCTGCTCGCGGATCTTCACCATGTGCTCGCGGTCATTGACGAGATAGGGCATCTCGAACACGCCGAAAGCGGGGATCTCGGAGCTCATCACCGTGGAGGGGAGCGCCAGATCGATGGTGCCCAGCTTCAGCTTCTTCAGCATCTCGCTGTCGCCGCCGAGCTGGCTGGAGCCGTAGACCACGACCTTGGCCTTGTCGCCGAGCTTCTCGTTCGCCCGGCGGGCGAACTCCTGGGCGCTCTGGTCGAAGAGGGAACCCGGCTCACCCACATGGCCGAGCTTGACCTCGACCTGCGCCGCGGCCACCCCGGCCGTCAGCATGCCGGAGACGAGTAGGGACGCGAACAGCCCCTTGCGCATAAAGCCCATGACGTTTCTCCCGGTTTCTGTTCATTGATCGGCGGGGATTGGATTCCCCGTTCTTCAGGCCGCCGCGGCGGTCTTTGCGGCGGTCTTCTGCTCGGCAAGGTAAGCCATTGCCGCCGTGGTTCCGCCGGTCTGGTGCGGAACGCCGGCCATGCTCAGGCCCATTTCCACGCCGGACAGCGTGCCCATCAGGGTCAGGTCATTGAAATCGCCCAGATGCCCGATGCGGAACACCTTGCCCGCGACCTTGCCCAGCCCGGCGCCCAGCGACATGTCGAAGGCGTCCAGGATGATCCGGCGCAGCGCGTCGGCGTCGTGCCCCTGCGGCATCAGGATGGCCGTGAGGGAGGAGGAGTATTCGGCCGGGTTCTGGCACAGGATGTCCAGCCCCCAGGCCCGCACGGCGCGGCGGGTGGCTTCCGCATGCCGGTCGTGGCGGGCGAACACATTGTCCATCCCCTCCTCCAGCAGCATCTTCAGCGCTTCGTTCAGGCCGTAGAGCAGGTTGGTGGCCGGGGTATAGGGCCAGTAGCCGGTCTTGTTGGCGGCCAGGATTTCCTCCCAGTCCCAGTAGGACCGGGGCATCTTGTTGGTCTTGGAAGCAGCGATCGCCTTTTCCGAGATGGCGTTGAAGCCCAGGCCCGGCGGCAACATCAGCCCCTTCTGCGAACCGGACACGGTGACGTCGACGCCCCAGGCCTCATGCTCGTAGCGGATGGAGGCCAGGGAGGAGATCGTATCCACCAGCAGCAGTGCGGGGTGGTTGGCATTGTCGATGGCCTTGCGGACCAGCGGGATGCGGCTGGTCACGCCGGTGCTGGTCTCGTTATGGACCACCATCACGGCCTTGATCTCGTGCGCCTTGTCCTCGGCCAGCTTGGTCTCGATCACATCGGGATCGACGCCATGCCGCCAGTCGCCGGGCACGAATTCCGGCTTCAGCCCGAAGCGCAGGGCCATCTTGTGCCAGAGCGTGGCGAAGTGCCCGGTCTCGACCATCAGCACCTTGTCGCCCGGCGACAGCGTGTTGACGATGGCCGCTTCCCAGGCGCCGGTGCCGGAGCCGGGATAGACGATGACCGGACCGCTGGTGGCGAAGACCGGCTTCAGATTGGCCAGGATTTCCCGACCCAGCACACCGAACTCCGGGCCGCGATGGTCCATGGTCGGCATGTCCATGGCCCGCAGCACGCGGTCGGGGACATTGGTCGGGCCGGGGATCTGAAGGAAGTGGCGGCCGCTGCGCGAAGCCATGGCGTTTCCTCGTTGTTATGTTCCCGCAGCCATTTTGCATTCAAAATTTTGTATCGCAAGCGGAATCTGCGGCGCGCTGTCGCATACAGGTGCAGGCGATTCCGGGCTACCCAGCCTTCTTCCAGATCATGAGCAACAACCCAAGTGGATTTTGCATGCAAAATTAAAAACGCTTTGCCATACTCGTCGTTCTTCCGCGTCGCTCGGGGATATCTCATGCCGCTCGACACCAGCCGTCCGCTTGGTCCCGCTCCCTCCTCTTCCGTTGCCAAGGGCGACACCGCTCTGGCCGACCGGTTGCGCCGGCGCATCAAGGGGGAAGTGAAGTTCGACGCCTTCTCCCGCGGGCGCTATTCTACCGACGCCTCGATCTACCAGATCGAACCGGTGGGCGTGGTGATCCCGGAGAGCGCGGAGGATGTCGCCATCGCGGTGGAGACGGCGCGGGAGTCCGGCGTGCCTATCCTGCCCCGCGGCGGCGGCACCAGCCAGTGCGGCCAGACGGTGGGCGAGGCGCTGGTGCTGGACTGCTCCAAGCGGCTGAACCGCCTTGTCTCCCTGGATGTGGAGCGGCGGGTGGCGGTGGTCGAGCCCGGCATCGTGCTGGATGAGCTCAACGCCCAGCTCAAGAAGCACGGCCTGTTCTTCCCGGTCGATGTCTCCACCAGCTCCCAGGCCACCATCGGCGGCATGACGGGAAACAATTCCTGCGGCACCCGGTCCCTGCGCTACGGCAACATGGTGCACAATGTCCGCGCCATTGACGCCGTGCTGGCGGACGGCACGCAGGCGGCGTTCGGCCCCGTGCCAGGCCGGCTGGACGGCATCGGCCCCGACCGCTACCGCACCCTGGTGGAGCGGCTGCGCGCCCTGTATTTCCGCGAGCAGGATGAGATCAGGGAGCGTTTCCCCGGCATCCAGCGTCGCGTCGGCGGCTACAATCTGGACCGGCTGGCGCCGGAGGATGCCGGCGGCGGCCACAATATGGCGAAGCTGCTGGTCGGCTCCGAAGGCACGCTGGCCTTCTTCCAGCGGATCGAGATCGATCTGCAGCCGATCCCCAAGCACAAGGTGCTGGGCATCTGCCACTTCCCCACCTTCCGCAAGGCCATGGAGGCGGCGAAGCCCATCGTGGAGCAGTTGCGCCCCGCGGCGGTGGAGCTGGTGGACCGCACCATGATCGAGCTGGGGCGGGAGATCAAACTGTTCCGCCCCGTCATGGACCGCTGCATCAGGGGCGAGCCGGAGGCGCTGCTCTTCGTCGAGTTCTCCGGTCCCGAGCTGGATCCGGAGCTGAAGCACCTCGCCACGCTGCATGAGCTGATGGCCGATCTGGGCCACGGGGCCGACAGCGTGGTGGATGTGGTGCCGCCGGCCGAGCAGGCCGCCATCTGGAATGTGCGCAAGGCCGGTCTGAACATCATGATGTCCATGAAGGGCGACGGCAAACCCGTCTCCTTCATCGAGGACTGCGCGGTGGCGCTGGAGCATCTGCCCGACTACACCGACCGCCTCACCGCCATCTTCCACAAATACGGCACCAACGGCACCTGGTACGCCCATGCCAGTGAAGGCTGCCTGCATGTCCGCCCGATCCTGAACCTGAAGACGGAGGAAGGGGCGAAGACCATGCGCGCCATCGCGGAGGAGGCCTTCGCCCTGGTCCGCGAGTACAAGGGCTCCCACTCCGGGGAGCATGGCGACGGGCTGGTGCGCTCCGAATGGCATGAGCCCATGTTCGGCAGCCGGCTTGTCCAGGCGTTTGGCGAGGTGAAAGCCGCCTTCGACCCGGCCGGCTTCATGAATCCCGGCAAGATCGTCAACCCGCCGCGCTTCGACGACCGCACCCTGTTCCGCTACAAGCCCGGCTATGCCAGTCAGCCCATCGAGACCGAGCTGGATTGGTCCGACTGGGGCGGGTTCCTGGGCGCGGTGGAGATGTGCAACAACAACGGCACCTGCCGGAAGTCCGACCCCGGCGTGATGTGCCCCAGCTACCGCGCCACCAAGGATGAGCAGCATGTGACCCGCGGCCGGGCCAACACGCTGCGCCTCGCCATCACCGGCCAGTTGGGACCCGACGCGCTGGTGTCGGAAGGAACCAAGGAGACGCTGGCCCTCTGCGTCGGCTGCAAGGGCTGCCAGCGGGAGTGCCCGACCGGCGTCGACATGGCGCGCATGAAGGTGGAGGTCTCGGCCCAG comes from the Indioceanicola profundi genome and includes:
- a CDS encoding FAD-binding and (Fe-S)-binding domain-containing protein yields the protein MPLDTSRPLGPAPSSSVAKGDTALADRLRRRIKGEVKFDAFSRGRYSTDASIYQIEPVGVVIPESAEDVAIAVETARESGVPILPRGGGTSQCGQTVGEALVLDCSKRLNRLVSLDVERRVAVVEPGIVLDELNAQLKKHGLFFPVDVSTSSQATIGGMTGNNSCGTRSLRYGNMVHNVRAIDAVLADGTQAAFGPVPGRLDGIGPDRYRTLVERLRALYFREQDEIRERFPGIQRRVGGYNLDRLAPEDAGGGHNMAKLLVGSEGTLAFFQRIEIDLQPIPKHKVLGICHFPTFRKAMEAAKPIVEQLRPAAVELVDRTMIELGREIKLFRPVMDRCIRGEPEALLFVEFSGPELDPELKHLATLHELMADLGHGADSVVDVVPPAEQAAIWNVRKAGLNIMMSMKGDGKPVSFIEDCAVALEHLPDYTDRLTAIFHKYGTNGTWYAHASEGCLHVRPILNLKTEEGAKTMRAIAEEAFALVREYKGSHSGEHGDGLVRSEWHEPMFGSRLVQAFGEVKAAFDPAGFMNPGKIVNPPRFDDRTLFRYKPGYASQPIETELDWSDWGGFLGAVEMCNNNGTCRKSDPGVMCPSYRATKDEQHVTRGRANTLRLAITGQLGPDALVSEGTKETLALCVGCKGCQRECPTGVDMARMKVEVSAQRAKRHGITLRDRLIAYMPRYAPTARRVAPLLNLRDRIPGLAAFSQRVAGFAASRKLPEWSSRPFLETGVHGTGAAGDVVLFPDTFNRWFEPENLRAALKVLVAAGYRVHLPEMVEGRPLCCGRTFLASGLVDEARVEARRMLAALGPKVAAGMPVVGLEPSCLLTLRDEYKALRLDKAETMALAEKAMLFEEFLAAEAKEGRLKLPLAALPQSKALLHGHCHQKAANAVSSVESVLRLVPGLDVGTIQATCCGMAGSFGYQAETVDVSFAIGELDVLPAVRAASPDTLIVADGTSCRHQIRDGAGREAEHVAAVLARALAV
- a CDS encoding TRAP transporter substrate-binding protein, whose translation is MGFMRKGLFASLLVSGMLTAGVAAAQVEVKLGHVGEPGSLFDQSAQEFARRANEKLGDKAKVVVYGSSQLGGDSEMLKKLKLGTIDLALPSTVMSSEIPAFGVFEMPYLVNDREHMVKIREQIVKPQLFPAAEKRGYHILGVWENGIRHITNNKRPIEKPGDLSGIKLRVPQGVWRVKMFQAYGANPSPMALSEVFVALQTGVMDGQENPFAQIYPSRFQEVQKFLSLTGHVYTPAYLTAGRSWNRLPEDVRKVLDETATEVEPFVLETAARLDDELLAKLKEAGMQVNEVDKEAFVAASQGVYDEFADEVPEGRDMIVKARSLAGGS
- a CDS encoding pyridoxal-phosphate-dependent aminotransferase family protein, whose product is MASRSGRHFLQIPGPTNVPDRVLRAMDMPTMDHRGPEFGVLGREILANLKPVFATSGPVIVYPGSGTGAWEAAIVNTLSPGDKVLMVETGHFATLWHKMALRFGLKPEFVPGDWRHGVDPDVIETKLAEDKAHEIKAVMVVHNETSTGVTSRIPLVRKAIDNANHPALLLVDTISSLASIRYEHEAWGVDVTVSGSQKGLMLPPGLGFNAISEKAIAASKTNKMPRSYWDWEEILAANKTGYWPYTPATNLLYGLNEALKMLLEEGMDNVFARHDRHAEATRRAVRAWGLDILCQNPAEYSSSLTAILMPQGHDADALRRIILDAFDMSLGAGLGKVAGKVFRIGHLGDFNDLTLMGTLSGVEMGLSMAGVPHQTGGTTAAMAYLAEQKTAAKTAAAA